The following are encoded together in the Glycine soja cultivar W05 chromosome 5, ASM419377v2, whole genome shotgun sequence genome:
- the LOC114413266 gene encoding auxin-responsive protein SAUR32-like encodes MKVKKGWLAVQVEEEGGGGGSQRFVIPISYLYHPLFKHLLDKAYEVYGYHTEGPLKLPCSVDDFLHLRWRIEKESTTHHHHQHHHHHHHRQLPHALYFHAC; translated from the coding sequence ATGAAGGTGAAGAAGGGTTGGCTCGCGGTTCAAGTGGAAGAAGAAGGTGGCGGTGGAGGGTCTCAAAGATTTGTGATCCCAATTTCGTATCTTTATCACCCTCTCTTCAAGCACCTTTTGGATAAGGCTTATGAGGTTTATGGCTACCACACCGAGGGTCCTCTCAAACTGCCATGTTCAGTCGATGACTTTCTTCATCTCCGATGGAGAATCGAGAAAGAATCCACTAcccatcaccaccaccaacatcatcatcatcaccatcatcGCCAACTTCCTCACGCCTTGTATTTCCATGCTTGTTAA
- the LOC114413267 gene encoding probable LRR receptor-like serine/threonine-protein kinase At5g63710 — MFRQNFSRGPLKILTRWLIFLTILQVGCAIKDPDVEGEALLDVLHFLNDSNKQITDWDSFLVSPCFSWSHVTCRNGHVISLALASVGFSGTLSPSITKLKYLSSLELQNNNLSGPLPDYISNLTELQYLNLADNSFNGSIPANWGELPNLKHLDLSSNGLTGSIPMQLFSVPLFNFSDTHLQCGPGFEQSCASKSENPASAHKSKLAKIVRYASCGAFALLCLGAIFTYRHHRKHWRKSDDVFVDVSGEDESKIFFGQLRRFSWRELQLATKNFSEGNVIGQGGFGKVYKGVLSDNTKVAVKRLIDYHNPGGEAAFEREVQLISVAVHRNLLRLIGFCTTTTERILVYPFMENLSVAYRLRDLKPGEKGLDWPTRKRVAFGTAHGLEYLHEQCNPKIIHRDLKAANILLDDEFEAVLGDFGLAKLVDARMTHVTTQVRGTMGHIAPEYLSTGKSSEKTDVFGYGITLLELVTGERAIDLSRLEEDEDVLLIDYVKKLLREKRLEDIVDRNLESYDPKEVETILQVALLCTQGYPEDRPTMSEVVKMLQGVGLADRWADWQQLEEARNQEFSLMTHQFVWNDESTLDQEAIQLSRAR; from the exons ATGTTTCGCCAAAATTTTAGTAGGGGTCCTCTCAAAATATTGACGAGGTGGCTCATATTCCTTACTATCTTGCAAGTTGGTTGTGCTATCAAAGATCCTGATGTAGAAG GTGAAGCTCTGCTTGATGTTTTGCATTTCCTCAATGATTCCAATAAGCAAATAACGGACTGGGACAGTTTTTTAGTGAGCCCGTGCTTCAGTTGGTCTCATGTCACTTGTAGAAACGGGCATGTCATATCCCT GGCCTTGGCTTCAGTTGGATTTTCTGGAACACTTTCTCCCTCAATTACCAAATTGAAGTATTTGTCTAGCTT GGAATTACAGAACAACAATCTTTCAGGACCCTTGCCTGATTACATTTCCAACTTGACAGAGCTTCAATATCTAAATCTTGCTGACAATAGTTTTAATGGTTCTATACCAGCTAATTGGGGTGAACTACCGAATCTAAAGCATCT GGATCTTTCATCTAATGGTCTTACTGGAAGTATCCCAATGCAACTCTTTTCAGTTCCATTGTTTAA CTTTTCAGATACGCACCTCCAGTGTGGCCCTGGCTTTGAGCAGTCTTGCGCTTCTAAATCTGAAAATCCAG CTTCAGCCCACAAATCAAAATTGGCAAAAATTGTACGTTATGCAAGTTGTGGTGCATTTGCACTTCTGTGTCTTGGGGCTATCTTTACGTATCGACACCATCGAAAGCACTGGCGAAAAAGTGATGATGTCTTTGTTGATGTTTcag GTGAAGACGAGAGTAAAATTTTTTTCGGGCAATTGAGAAGATTTTCTTGGCGTGAACTCCAACTTGCCACTAAAAATTTCAGTGAAGGCAATGTAATTGGTCAGGGTGGCTTTGGAAAAGTGTACAAAGGAGTACTCTCTGATAACACAAAAGTCGCTGTGAAACGCCTCATTGATTATCACAATCCTGGTGGAGAGGCTGCGTTCGAGAGAGAAGTTCAACTAATAAGTGTTGCAGTTCATAGAAACCTCCTAAGACTAATTGGATTCTGCACAACCACAACTGAAAGAATCCTTGTGTACCCTTTCATGGAAAATCTAAGTGTAGCATATCGACTGAGAG ATTTAAAACCTGGTGAGAAAGGCTTGGACTGGCCAACAAGGAAACGCGTGGCTTTTGGCACTGCCCATGGTTTGGAGTATCTACATGAGCAATGCAATCCTAAGATAATACATCGTGATCTAAAGGCTGCAAATATCCTACTAGATGATGAATTTGAAGCTGTTTTAGGTGATTTTGGGCTAGCCAAGCTGGTTGATGCAAGGATGACTCATGTTACCACTCAAGTGAGGGGCACAATGGGTCACATTGCCCCTGAGTATTTGTCCACCGGAAAATCTTCAGAGAAGACTGATGTTTTTGGATATGGCATAACACTTCTTGAACTAGTCACCGGTGAGCGTGCAATAGACCTCTCTCGGCttgaagaggacgaggatgttCTTCTGATTGATTAT GTGAAAAAGCTGCTGAGAGAGAAACGGTTGGAGGACATTGTGGATAGAAATTTGGAGAGTTATGATCCAAAGGAAGTTGAGACGATTCTTCAGGTTGCGTTGCTTTGCACCCAAGGCTATCCCGAGGATCGTCCAACCATGTCAGAGGTGGTAAAAATGCTGCAGGGAGTTGGGTTGGCAGATAGATGGGCTGACTGGCAGCAACTTGAAGAGGCTAGGAATCAAGAATTCTCACTCATGACTCACCAATTTGTTTGGAATGATGAATCTACTCTTGATCAAGAAGCCATACAGCTTTCCAGAGCAAGATAA